The Apibacter raozihei genome contains a region encoding:
- a CDS encoding FixH family protein: MKFKFTWAHGIIIALASFIIFISYMVFTIEFSKNSFDLVTDDYYEDEIYFQKEIDAMERAQKLTEKPQVSILESQGIKITFPKDFTSLNTTGRFQLFRANSKDLDINKKSLDFETGNSILIPVKLLVKGNYVLKLYWEKDKDKYQMEIPIVWK; this comes from the coding sequence ATGAAATTTAAATTTACCTGGGCTCATGGAATTATTATTGCATTAGCCAGTTTTATTATTTTTATCAGCTATATGGTTTTTACCATAGAATTTTCAAAGAATTCCTTTGATTTAGTAACTGATGATTATTACGAAGACGAAATTTATTTTCAGAAGGAGATTGATGCCATGGAAAGGGCTCAAAAATTAACAGAAAAACCTCAGGTTTCTATTTTAGAGTCTCAGGGAATCAAAATAACCTTTCCAAAAGATTTTACTTCATTAAATACAACTGGAAGGTTTCAATTGTTCAGAGCGAATTCAAAAGACCTTGATATTAATAAAAAATCATTGGACTTTGAGACGGGTAATTCAATTCTGATTCCAGTTAAACTCCTAGTTAAAGGTAACTATGTTTTAAAGCTATATTGGGAAAAAGATAAAGATAAATATCAAATGGAAATACCTATCGTATGGAAATAG
- a CDS encoding penicillin-binding protein 1A: MESTNKTNNSNKGVKQLNSRKKFIKKFLLWFWGLFFCGLLALVLLFVLTIYGVFGEMPNVRELENPDIYVASEIISSDGVVIQKFEKEKRIPVEFQDLPQTMVYALMAKEDERFPYHSGVDKKALFRAIVYRGTRGGGSTITQQLAKLLFTQREDEDGKPSYNGVSSNKIGRAFQKIKEIIIAVQLERLYTKDEIITLYLNKFDFLYNANGVATASRVYFNKDVKDLSLSESATLVAMLENPVVNNPKINPENAKKRRNVVLSLMKEQKYISQADFDSIKETQVKIDYRPVKEIGEGYSAYFKYALKREVRAILSDYEKQTGKSYNLYKDGLKIYVTLDSRMQKYAEEAIEKHVRYLQNIFFKEQKGRKYAPFYTYADQRDKPIAEVYNSIMVSAMKRTQRYKFLKNRNLTDEQIIEEFKKPIELQIFTWKGDKDTIMSPWDSIRYHKHIVQAGLMAMEPHTGNIKAWVGGVNWKHFQYDHVKQARRQVGSTFKPFVYATAIKNINYTPCTQVSNATYTKGNWTVYGNGAMMTLKSALAFSKNAVTARLIDATGADAVIQMAKDLGVESPIPRNNTIALGSADLTIYEMVGAYSTFANYGNYTKPEMIWRIEDNNGKVIKEYEPQIREVMNEIYAYTMIDLMKGVVDIGTGRRVRGMGIKAEIAGKTGTTNKNADGWFIGIAPKLATGVWVGWEDRYAHFASTSIGQGSSMALPIWGYFMQKVYADKKLAISQEDKFEKPESIGNNFSCDDLASYGDYDGGYSGQRYYDIQEEVDNVPTPAVPETVNTKLKKKDSVNFDK, translated from the coding sequence ATGGAATCAACAAATAAAACGAATAATTCAAATAAAGGAGTTAAACAATTAAATTCCAGAAAAAAGTTTATTAAAAAATTCCTTTTATGGTTTTGGGGACTTTTTTTCTGTGGATTATTAGCTCTGGTTTTACTATTTGTTCTTACCATCTACGGTGTTTTTGGAGAAATGCCCAATGTAAGAGAACTTGAAAATCCGGATATCTATGTCGCATCAGAAATAATATCTTCAGATGGAGTAGTAATTCAAAAATTTGAAAAAGAAAAAAGGATACCTGTAGAATTCCAGGATTTACCTCAAACGATGGTTTATGCTTTAATGGCAAAGGAAGATGAACGATTTCCCTATCACTCAGGAGTAGATAAAAAAGCACTTTTTCGAGCTATAGTATATCGAGGTACCAGAGGAGGAGGAAGTACCATTACCCAACAATTAGCAAAACTTCTTTTTACCCAGCGGGAAGATGAAGATGGTAAACCCTCTTATAACGGTGTATCTTCAAATAAAATAGGAAGGGCTTTTCAAAAGATAAAAGAGATTATTATAGCAGTTCAGCTCGAAAGGCTGTATACTAAGGATGAAATTATAACCCTTTATTTAAATAAGTTCGATTTTCTTTATAATGCAAACGGAGTGGCCACAGCCTCAAGGGTATATTTCAATAAAGACGTAAAAGATTTATCATTATCCGAATCAGCAACGTTAGTTGCCATGCTGGAAAATCCCGTAGTTAACAATCCTAAGATTAATCCGGAAAATGCAAAAAAGAGAAGAAATGTAGTTTTATCTTTGATGAAAGAACAAAAATACATTTCTCAGGCAGACTTCGATTCAATCAAAGAAACACAGGTAAAGATAGACTATCGTCCGGTTAAAGAAATCGGGGAAGGTTATTCCGCTTATTTTAAGTACGCATTAAAACGAGAAGTCAGAGCTATTTTGAGTGATTATGAAAAGCAAACAGGAAAAAGCTATAATTTGTATAAAGATGGACTAAAAATATATGTTACCTTAGATTCCAGAATGCAAAAATATGCAGAAGAAGCTATTGAAAAACATGTAAGATACCTTCAAAATATTTTTTTTAAAGAACAAAAAGGTAGAAAGTATGCTCCGTTTTATACTTATGCTGATCAGCGCGATAAACCAATAGCCGAAGTGTATAACAGTATTATGGTTTCGGCAATGAAACGAACTCAGAGGTATAAATTTTTGAAAAACAGGAATTTAACAGATGAGCAAATTATTGAAGAGTTTAAAAAACCAATCGAGTTACAGATTTTTACATGGAAAGGCGATAAAGATACTATTATGTCACCTTGGGACTCTATCAGATATCACAAGCATATAGTACAGGCAGGATTGATGGCAATGGAACCTCATACAGGGAATATAAAAGCATGGGTGGGAGGTGTTAATTGGAAACATTTTCAGTATGACCATGTAAAACAAGCAAGACGTCAGGTAGGATCTACATTTAAACCTTTTGTTTATGCAACAGCGATTAAAAATATTAACTATACACCTTGTACCCAGGTATCCAATGCTACCTATACCAAAGGAAACTGGACGGTATACGGAAATGGGGCAATGATGACTCTTAAGTCGGCATTAGCTTTTTCAAAAAATGCTGTTACCGCTAGACTTATTGATGCTACAGGAGCTGATGCCGTTATACAAATGGCTAAGGATTTAGGAGTGGAAAGTCCTATTCCTAGAAACAATACCATAGCTTTAGGTTCTGCTGATTTAACAATATATGAAATGGTAGGAGCATATAGTACCTTTGCAAATTATGGAAACTACACTAAACCTGAAATGATTTGGAGAATTGAAGATAATAATGGAAAGGTTATAAAAGAATATGAGCCTCAAATCAGAGAAGTGATGAATGAAATCTATGCCTATACTATGATAGATTTGATGAAGGGAGTTGTTGATATAGGTACAGGACGTAGAGTTAGAGGAATGGGTATTAAAGCTGAAATAGCCGGTAAAACAGGTACGACCAATAAAAATGCTGATGGTTGGTTTATTGGTATAGCTCCTAAACTGGCTACCGGAGTATGGGTAGGTTGGGAAGATAGATATGCTCACTTTGCTTCAACTTCTATAGGGCAAGGATCGAGTATGGCCTTACCGATATGGGGGTATTTTATGCAAAAAGTTTATGCAGATAAAAAACTTGCTATTAGTCAGGAAGATAAATTTGAAAAACCGGAAAGTATTGGTAATAATTTTAGCTGTGATGACCTGGCATCCTACGGAGATTATGATGGGGGATACTCGGGGCAGCGATACTATGATATTCAGGAAGAAGTAGATAACGTACCAACTCCAGCAGTACCTGAAACTGTAAATACCAAGTTGAAAAAGAAAGATTCTGTAAATTTTGATAAATAA
- a CDS encoding mannose-1-phosphate guanylyltransferase, whose protein sequence is MKKKSKNHYCVIMAGGIGSRFWPMSTSKFPKQFHDILGTGKTLIQQTFERIAKVIPDENIYIITNNEYVNLTLEQLPKISNSQVIGEPQMMNTAACNLYMAEKIFQLNPESAIVVAPSDHLIIDEDAFSSNILLALEQAEKENILITLGITPTRPDTGYGYIEFENETKGSLHKVKSFKEKPDLETAKIFLQSKNFLWNSGIFIWSAKSILHSFEKYLPEMFKIFESAKNKYNTDSEYIAVDNIYKQIEKISIDYGILEKSINVWVIPSSFGWSDLGTWNALYENFSKNEEGNAVHGKFIHTYNTKNTIIKTNQNNKMFIIDGLEDFIIVDTSDALLICPRDKDQKIKEYLENIKKLEEGDSFM, encoded by the coding sequence ATGAAGAAAAAGAGTAAAAATCATTATTGTGTAATAATGGCAGGAGGTATTGGCAGCCGTTTTTGGCCAATGAGTACTTCTAAATTCCCAAAACAATTTCACGATATTTTAGGTACAGGCAAAACACTAATTCAACAAACTTTTGAAAGAATAGCTAAAGTTATTCCTGATGAAAATATTTATATTATTACTAATAATGAATATGTAAATCTTACCTTAGAACAATTACCTAAAATTTCAAATTCTCAGGTTATAGGAGAGCCTCAAATGATGAATACAGCTGCCTGTAATTTATACATGGCAGAAAAAATTTTCCAATTAAATCCGGAATCTGCTATTGTTGTTGCTCCTTCCGATCATTTAATCATTGATGAAGATGCCTTTTCCTCTAATATTTTATTAGCCCTTGAACAAGCTGAAAAAGAAAATATACTCATTACACTGGGCATTACACCCACTCGTCCTGACACGGGGTATGGATATATTGAATTTGAAAACGAAACAAAAGGCTCTTTGCATAAAGTTAAATCTTTCAAAGAAAAACCTGATCTTGAAACTGCAAAGATTTTTTTGCAATCTAAAAACTTTTTATGGAATTCAGGAATTTTTATATGGTCTGCAAAAAGTATTCTTCATTCTTTTGAAAAATATCTTCCTGAAATGTTTAAAATATTTGAGTCAGCTAAAAATAAATACAATACTGATAGTGAATATATTGCAGTAGATAATATCTATAAGCAAATTGAAAAGATTTCTATTGATTACGGTATACTGGAAAAGTCGATTAACGTTTGGGTAATCCCTTCGTCTTTCGGTTGGAGTGATCTAGGTACATGGAATGCATTATATGAAAATTTTAGTAAGAATGAAGAAGGTAATGCCGTACATGGAAAATTCATTCACACTTATAATACAAAAAATACAATTATAAAAACGAATCAGAATAATAAAATGTTTATTATTGATGGTCTTGAAGATTTTATAATTGTTGATACAAGCGATGCTTTATTGATTTGCCCAAGAGACAAAGATCAAAAAATAAAAGAATATCTTGAAAATATTAAAAAATTGGAAGAGGGTGATAGTTTTATGTAA
- a CDS encoding LysE family translocator: protein MISLITSAVLVGVLLSLILIGPVFFLLIETSLTKGVKPAIALEAGIISADILCIIIAHQGSKGLKNYIEAHPSIFMIAGFVIFVYGLYSIMSRGNLHLRGGVNIATTNYVKTFMNGFLLNLVNIGVIMFWITAIMIIATQYPRHSDFYIYIIILLITMITVDMLKIFLASKFQNKLTDQLVYKIKKIVGIALIVFGVVLFSQSIFKKESENPIEFIEKNNPMRKRQ, encoded by the coding sequence ATGATCTCTCTTATAACATCTGCCGTTTTAGTAGGGGTATTGCTAAGTCTTATTTTAATCGGACCAGTATTTTTTTTATTGATAGAAACTAGTCTGACTAAAGGAGTTAAACCGGCAATAGCTCTGGAAGCAGGCATTATATCCGCAGATATTTTATGCATTATCATAGCCCATCAGGGGAGTAAAGGACTTAAAAATTACATCGAAGCACACCCTTCCATATTTATGATAGCTGGATTTGTAATATTTGTTTACGGTTTATATAGTATTATGTCTAGAGGAAATTTACACCTTAGAGGTGGGGTAAATATTGCTACTACTAATTATGTAAAGACCTTTATGAATGGCTTTCTTCTCAATTTAGTTAACATAGGAGTGATTATGTTTTGGATTACAGCAATTATGATTATAGCGACTCAGTACCCCAGGCATTCTGATTTTTATATTTATATAATTATATTGCTTATTACTATGATTACCGTAGATATGTTAAAAATCTTCTTAGCTAGTAAATTTCAAAATAAATTAACAGATCAGCTTGTCTATAAAATAAAAAAAATTGTAGGTATTGCACTTATAGTCTTTGGAGTGGTATTATTTTCTCAAAGTATATTTAAAAAAGAATCTGAAAATCCTATAGAATTTATTGAGAAAAATAATCCCATGAGAAAACGTCAATAG
- a CDS encoding SprT family zinc-dependent metalloprotease — MKSSSYPIDYSKLSVHINDKAIFFIEKWLHPYWFYLIIKNPRDTKLGDYRYPMKGTPHKITINAGMPPSLCFLTLTHEIAHLIAFDQYSRSILPHGKEWKSVFSSLLFESIEVYEADLKILIMKYAKNPKASYYADKDLSEYFNRLQNPNQLLLKDLKHNYPFKIKNRTFFKLEKAKSRYICIEEKTNKKYLIDGNAPIEEVNYYEEKE; from the coding sequence ATGAAGTCTTCTTCCTATCCCATTGATTATTCTAAACTCTCTGTACATATTAATGATAAAGCCATATTTTTTATTGAAAAATGGCTGCATCCTTACTGGTTTTACTTAATTATTAAAAATCCCAGAGATACTAAATTGGGGGATTACAGATACCCTATGAAAGGAACACCTCATAAAATCACTATTAATGCAGGCATGCCTCCATCTCTTTGTTTTTTAACATTAACTCACGAAATCGCCCATTTAATTGCTTTTGACCAATATTCCCGCAGTATACTTCCACACGGAAAAGAATGGAAAAGTGTATTTTCTTCTCTTTTGTTCGAAAGCATTGAGGTGTATGAAGCAGACTTAAAAATACTCATTATGAAATATGCAAAAAATCCTAAAGCAAGTTATTACGCTGATAAGGATTTATCTGAATATTTCAACAGATTACAAAATCCTAATCAATTATTATTAAAGGATTTAAAACACAATTATCCTTTCAAAATTAAGAATCGAACATTTTTTAAACTTGAAAAAGCAAAATCTCGTTATATTTGCATCGAAGAAAAGACGAATAAAAAATACCTCATTGATGGAAATGCTCCGATTGAGGAAGTAAATTATTATGAAGAAAAAGAGTAA
- a CDS encoding sulfite exporter TauE/SafE family protein translates to MEIGIYIYALSLGLLTGFHCVGMCGPIAFSLGLDANNKFKFYSQNVLYQLGRITTYSLLGGILGIVGKSFDIAGYQKYISILAGVLLILMVLLPGKTTEISNNFKPVNKLMIKVKIFLGQYLHKKDNTSRYFTGILNGFLPCGAVYAALAASIAAGGIIQGMTFMTIFGIGTFPFMFITVLAGKFIGVKIRTKIVRLFPYFIVLLGILFILRGMGLGIHMISPSDKSLKLEQKTTKRNCCE, encoded by the coding sequence ATGGAAATAGGAATTTATATATACGCATTATCTCTGGGATTGTTGACCGGGTTTCATTGCGTAGGTATGTGTGGACCCATAGCATTTTCATTAGGACTGGATGCTAATAATAAATTTAAGTTTTATTCCCAAAATGTTTTATATCAGTTGGGTAGAATAACCACTTATTCGCTTTTAGGAGGTATTTTAGGTATAGTTGGTAAAAGTTTTGATATAGCAGGTTATCAAAAATATATTTCAATATTGGCAGGAGTATTGCTAATTCTTATGGTCTTACTTCCTGGTAAAACAACAGAAATAAGCAATAACTTCAAGCCTGTAAACAAACTAATGATTAAAGTTAAAATTTTTTTAGGCCAATACCTTCATAAAAAAGATAATACATCCAGATACTTTACAGGAATTTTAAATGGTTTTTTACCTTGCGGAGCGGTTTATGCTGCATTGGCTGCATCTATAGCTGCAGGAGGAATAATACAGGGAATGACCTTTATGACTATATTTGGAATAGGTACTTTTCCATTTATGTTTATTACAGTTTTAGCAGGAAAATTTATCGGAGTTAAGATAAGAACTAAAATTGTGAGACTATTTCCTTATTTTATAGTATTGCTTGGTATACTTTTTATACTAAGAGGTATGGGATTAGGTATACATATGATATCTCCTTCAGATAAATCTTTAAAACTAGAACAGAAAACAACTAAAAGAAATTGTTGCGAATAA
- a CDS encoding ABC transporter ATP-binding protein: MITANNITKSFDGVEVLKGITAKFEKGKTNLIIGQSGSGKTVFLKCLLGLFEPTSGEILYEDINASKLTTMERQKLRSEIGTVFQGSALFDSMTVEQNVKFPLEMFSDMSEKVMRERVNEVLDRVNLSTAGKKFPSEISGGMQKRVAIARAIVNNPKYLFCDEPNSGLDPQTSQLIDKLIHEITKEYNTTTIINTHDMNSVLEIGEKIVYLKNGYKEWEGNKDTIVTADNPALQEFVFSSRIFKMAREAMIHHIDKK, encoded by the coding sequence ATGATTACAGCTAATAATATAACCAAATCATTTGATGGAGTAGAGGTACTGAAAGGAATTACCGCTAAATTTGAAAAAGGGAAAACTAATCTAATTATAGGACAGAGTGGTTCTGGTAAAACGGTGTTCTTAAAATGTTTATTGGGTCTTTTTGAACCAACTTCCGGAGAAATTCTTTATGAAGATATAAATGCCTCTAAGCTAACAACCATGGAAAGGCAAAAGCTGAGAAGTGAAATAGGGACTGTCTTTCAAGGAAGTGCTTTATTCGATTCAATGACTGTTGAGCAAAATGTGAAATTTCCTTTGGAAATGTTTTCAGACATGTCTGAAAAAGTGATGCGAGAAAGAGTTAATGAGGTTTTGGATAGAGTGAATTTAAGTACTGCAGGAAAAAAATTTCCATCAGAAATATCCGGAGGTATGCAAAAAAGAGTAGCTATAGCCAGGGCTATCGTTAATAATCCTAAATATTTATTTTGCGATGAGCCTAATTCAGGGCTGGATCCTCAAACCTCTCAGTTGATTGATAAACTCATTCATGAAATAACAAAGGAATACAATACCACAACCATTATCAATACACATGATATGAATTCCGTACTAGAAATAGGAGAAAAAATTGTTTACCTTAAAAATGGTTATAAAGAGTGGGAGGGTAATAAAGATACCATTGTTACTGCAGATAACCCGGCATTACAGGAATTTGTGTTTTCTTCAAGGATATTTAAAATGGCAAGAGAAGCTATGATACACCATATTGATAAGAAGTAA
- a CDS encoding PSP1 domain-containing protein — translation METCGSCSSNDLPKGCKNNGACGTGSCNTKLSVFDWLSNIHSPIFENQPQYIEVRFKNDRKDFYKNDSLLPISIGDVVAVEGNSGHDIGVVSLTGELVKVQMRKKKAKLEEIHKVYRKATAKDIEIWQNNRNKENAVMLEARRIAKGLGLQMKICDAEYQGDGSKVTLYYTAEGRVDFRQLIKDYAMAFRSKIDMRQIGYRQESAKVGGIGSCGRELCCSTWLTDFRSVNTAAARYQQLSINPQKLAGQCGKLKCCLNFELDTYVDALADFPSNQTVLNTEKGKAYCIKVDVFRKQMWFTYADNSISWYPIDIYDLQKLIELNKKGIAIKPLDELKEKEALKIDLIEENNLNRFENRNRSNNKRKNKNKSQQRKTNKAASPNPSNESKPAVNNSNQKKRAPKRPK, via the coding sequence ATGGAAACATGTGGTTCATGTAGTTCGAATGATTTACCAAAAGGATGCAAAAATAACGGAGCTTGTGGAACAGGAAGTTGCAATACTAAATTATCAGTTTTTGACTGGCTTTCTAATATACACTCACCCATATTTGAAAATCAACCCCAATATATAGAAGTACGTTTTAAAAACGATAGAAAAGATTTTTATAAAAATGATTCATTGCTACCTATTAGTATAGGAGATGTTGTTGCTGTAGAAGGCAACTCAGGTCATGATATTGGAGTTGTCTCGTTAACAGGAGAGCTTGTCAAAGTTCAGATGAGAAAGAAAAAAGCAAAGTTAGAAGAAATTCATAAGGTATACAGAAAGGCTACAGCCAAAGATATTGAAATTTGGCAAAATAATAGAAATAAAGAAAATGCAGTTATGCTTGAAGCCCGGCGAATAGCCAAAGGCTTGGGGTTACAAATGAAAATTTGTGATGCGGAATATCAGGGAGATGGCTCTAAAGTGACTTTATATTATACTGCGGAAGGACGAGTAGATTTCAGGCAGTTGATAAAGGATTATGCTATGGCTTTTAGATCGAAGATTGATATGCGTCAGATTGGCTACAGGCAGGAAAGTGCTAAAGTTGGCGGTATTGGTTCATGTGGGAGAGAATTATGTTGTTCTACCTGGCTTACAGATTTTCGTTCAGTCAATACAGCAGCGGCAAGATATCAGCAGTTATCTATCAACCCTCAAAAACTAGCAGGACAGTGTGGTAAGTTAAAATGTTGTCTCAATTTTGAGTTGGATACTTATGTAGATGCATTAGCAGATTTCCCTTCAAATCAAACTGTTTTAAATACAGAAAAAGGAAAAGCTTACTGCATTAAAGTTGATGTATTTAGAAAGCAAATGTGGTTTACATATGCGGATAATTCTATTTCATGGTATCCTATAGACATTTATGATTTACAGAAGTTGATAGAGCTCAATAAAAAAGGAATAGCCATAAAGCCTTTAGATGAATTAAAAGAGAAAGAGGCTCTTAAAATAGATCTTATTGAAGAAAATAATCTAAATAGATTTGAAAATAGAAATAGATCTAACAACAAAAGAAAGAATAAAAATAAATCGCAGCAAAGAAAAACCAATAAAGCGGCCAGTCCTAATCCATCTAATGAATCAAAACCTGCGGTCAATAATTCAAATCAGAAAAAGAGAGCACCCAAAAGACCTAAATAA
- a CDS encoding gluzincin family metallopeptidase, producing the protein MVCISCSTVISTGTKNHHYLNHENFVWKAFQTKEYIAYYQAGSRADKNLKIVEEKISKGIHQAKKVTGISDIQIPVYFFIVDDAEEFFRLTTMSHTGISYARSNTIIESYFLLGQSHEVVHLLTYQKWGNSKTWIMEGIAVYSDNHWNGKSLEKQCIQLYKENKLIPFHDLNKKRFQSFNSQIIYPQSGCIAKYLISQYGWDKFLIFWKKKNFQKVYQISEKEMETLWIKYLLKEA; encoded by the coding sequence ATGGTATGTATAAGCTGTTCCACTGTTATAAGTACAGGAACAAAAAACCATCATTATTTGAATCATGAAAATTTCGTCTGGAAAGCTTTCCAGACAAAAGAATATATTGCCTATTATCAAGCAGGCTCAAGAGCTGATAAGAATTTGAAAATTGTTGAAGAAAAAATTAGTAAAGGTATACATCAAGCTAAAAAAGTGACAGGAATCAGCGATATACAAATTCCCGTTTATTTCTTTATAGTAGATGATGCGGAGGAGTTTTTTCGCTTGACTACTATGTCTCATACAGGAATTTCATATGCAAGAAGCAACACCATTATTGAAAGTTATTTTTTGTTAGGACAATCTCATGAAGTAGTTCATTTGCTAACGTATCAAAAGTGGGGGAATAGTAAAACATGGATCATGGAAGGCATCGCAGTATATTCAGATAATCACTGGAATGGTAAGTCGCTTGAAAAACAATGTATTCAATTATATAAAGAAAATAAATTGATTCCTTTTCATGACTTAAATAAAAAAAGGTTTCAAAGCTTTAATTCACAAATTATTTATCCACAATCGGGATGTATTGCTAAATATTTAATATCTCAATATGGTTGGGACAAATTTTTGATTTTTTGGAAGAAAAAGAATTTTCAAAAAGTATATCAGATTAGTGAAAAAGAGATGGAAACCCTTTGGATTAAATATTTACTAAAGGAAGCATAA
- a CDS encoding gliding motility lipoprotein GldH codes for MRTLVITFFFALLFIQCNHRYEYSEMVHINNSWNKNDTLQFDFTIKKPDEKKNINLVVRNNNDYPFSNLYLFLKLKQGNTVLRVDTLKYELADNTGKWKGTGVGTVKEIYLEYKKGLEFKNKGEYKLLIVQAMRKDTLKGIEDLGVNIE; via the coding sequence ATGCGGACATTAGTTATAACATTTTTTTTCGCCTTACTTTTTATTCAATGCAATCATAGATACGAATATTCGGAAATGGTTCATATTAATAATTCATGGAATAAAAATGATACACTTCAGTTTGATTTTACTATTAAGAAGCCCGATGAAAAAAAGAATATAAATTTGGTTGTAAGAAATAATAATGACTATCCGTTTAGTAATTTGTATTTATTTTTAAAACTAAAACAAGGTAACACAGTATTGCGTGTAGATACATTAAAATACGAACTGGCGGATAATACAGGGAAATGGAAAGGAACAGGTGTAGGAACTGTAAAAGAAATTTATTTAGAATATAAAAAAGGTTTAGAATTTAAAAATAAAGGAGAGTATAAACTCTTAATAGTTCAGGCAATGAGGAAAGATACATTGAAAGGAATAGAAGACCTGGGAGTAAACATTGAATAA
- a CDS encoding MlaE family ABC transporter permease: protein MGMISNIGSYSLLMVRVFKKPQKRRIFRKSLLREINDLGINSVGLVAFTSFFVGAVVAIQMFNNFKTSSFPIPDYYVGYATKVVLILEFCPTIISIVLAGKVGSFIASSIGTMRVTEQIDALEIMGVNTPSYLILPKVVASLFFNLILIMISITMGILGGYYAGDLTGSWASVDYLQGLQMASPDFFIYYCFIKTLVFAFMIATVPSFYGYYVKGGSLEVGHNSTQAVVWTTVLIIITNLMLTQLLLD, encoded by the coding sequence ATGGGGATGATATCAAACATTGGTTCATATTCTCTTTTGATGGTAAGGGTTTTCAAAAAACCTCAAAAGAGAAGAATCTTTAGAAAAAGTTTACTTAGGGAAATAAATGATTTAGGAATCAATTCAGTAGGATTGGTTGCTTTTACATCTTTTTTTGTAGGTGCAGTAGTTGCAATACAAATGTTTAACAATTTCAAAACTTCTTCGTTTCCTATTCCAGATTACTATGTTGGATATGCTACCAAGGTAGTTTTAATATTAGAGTTTTGCCCAACAATTATAAGTATTGTATTGGCAGGAAAAGTAGGCTCTTTTATAGCTTCAAGTATTGGTACAATGAGAGTAACCGAACAGATTGATGCCCTAGAGATTATGGGAGTAAATACACCTTCTTACCTAATACTTCCGAAGGTGGTCGCATCTTTATTTTTCAATCTAATCCTTATAATGATTAGTATCACTATGGGGATTTTAGGAGGTTATTATGCCGGAGATTTAACCGGAAGCTGGGCTTCCGTAGATTATTTACAAGGTTTGCAAATGGCATCTCCGGATTTCTTCATATACTATTGTTTCATCAAAACTTTGGTTTTTGCTTTTATGATTGCTACAGTTCCTTCTTTTTACGGTTATTATGTAAAAGGGGGTTCACTGGAAGTGGGACATAACAGTACACAGGCAGTTGTTTGGACAACAGTCTTAATCATTATTACCAACCTTATGTTAACCCAATTGTTACTAGACTAA